Proteins from a genomic interval of Streptomyces sp. Tu6071:
- a CDS encoding ATP-dependent helicase — protein sequence MSTSSRTSSHAARPWAGRRSAGGYRLVRTPRTPPGPVPLDAHQRAVVEHRTGPLLVLAGPGTGKTETLVESVAARVAAGADPERLLVLTFSRKAAVSLRDRMALRIGPASAPRATTFHSYGYALVRAHQEAGPDGTPVRLLSGPEQDLAVRELLEGETALAAQGRGRVRWPGQLRACLTTRGFADEVRAVLARSRELGLDPAALHRFASRTGRPDWQAAAAFLAEYLDVLDLQGVIDYAELVHRADLLARRPDVAKDLAQAYDAVYVDEYQDTDPAQVRLLEALAGQGRTLLAFGDPDQSIYAFRGADVNGILDFPDAFRTTGGAPAPVAVLPTARRAARRVLDATRALTLRIPLTRLPAAAVRAHRDQLPTREGGGAEVYTCPSPGAETDHVADLLRRAHLEDDVPWGDMAVLLRAGSRLPALRRSLTAAGVPVDTAGDELPLRLEPAVQPLLTALRVTAEAEARGETPQAGETPPVGQTPAGKGESEPVREGESGPVPGADSGPEAEGEPVPVGEIQPVPVPQPSPEPSWIATETAVDLLASPLCGMDAADLRRLGRALRAEERAGGNPVPPPSDVLLARALAEPERLIAHDAAYAKAARELGLLLARTRSLLAKGGTAEEALWELWNGTRWPARLERASRRGGAAGRNADRDLDAVCALFATAARAEERTGGRGALNFLAETEAQEIAADTLSGRTVRPDAVRLMTAHRAKGLQWRLVVVAGVQEGVWPDLRQRGSLLEADRIGSDGLAEPLTPGALLAEERRLFYVAATRAADRLVVTAVKAPAEDGDQPSRFLTELGVEPRHLTVRPRRPLAVPALVAELRATTVDPHASPALREAAARRLARLAALTDGDGRPLVPTAHPGTWWGLADETVNEVPVRDPAQPLALSASALGQLVDVCALQWFLGREVRAEAPASTAQGFGNVVHVLADEVATGRSPADLDVLMERLDTVWDGLAFDAPWKSAQERENARAALERFLRWHVLDRTGRTPVASEHPFDVTLPAGDHEIRIRGTMDRVDADAAGRAYVVDFKTGKNAPTADEVDHHPQLAVYQRAVAEGAVGPLTPGGAELVHLRLEASKKDPLSPKVQPQEPPEGDWLPDLLTEAAARVLNERFRPTPGSHCDHCAFRSSCSAKAEGGQVVE from the coding sequence GTGAGCACCTCCTCCCGCACCTCCTCCCACGCCGCACGCCCCTGGGCCGGGCGGCGGAGCGCGGGCGGCTACCGGCTGGTGCGCACCCCGCGGACCCCGCCGGGCCCCGTCCCACTGGACGCGCACCAGCGGGCCGTGGTTGAGCACCGCACCGGACCTCTCCTCGTCCTCGCCGGACCCGGCACGGGCAAGACCGAGACGCTCGTCGAGTCCGTCGCCGCCCGCGTCGCGGCGGGCGCGGACCCCGAGCGCCTCCTCGTCCTCACCTTCAGCCGCAAGGCCGCCGTCTCGCTGCGCGACCGCATGGCCCTGCGCATCGGCCCCGCGTCCGCCCCGCGCGCCACGACCTTCCACTCCTACGGCTACGCGCTCGTCCGCGCCCACCAGGAGGCCGGGCCCGACGGCACCCCGGTCCGGCTGCTCTCCGGGCCCGAGCAGGACCTCGCCGTGCGCGAACTCCTGGAGGGCGAGACCGCCCTCGCCGCCCAGGGCCGGGGCCGGGTCCGCTGGCCCGGTCAGCTCCGCGCCTGCCTCACGACGCGCGGATTCGCCGACGAGGTACGCGCCGTGCTCGCCCGCAGCCGCGAACTCGGCCTCGACCCGGCCGCCCTGCACCGCTTCGCGAGCCGCACCGGCCGCCCCGACTGGCAGGCCGCCGCCGCGTTCCTCGCCGAGTACCTCGACGTGCTCGACCTCCAGGGCGTCATCGACTACGCCGAACTCGTCCACCGCGCCGACCTCCTCGCCCGCCGCCCCGACGTCGCGAAGGACCTCGCACAGGCGTACGACGCGGTCTACGTCGACGAGTACCAGGACACCGACCCCGCCCAGGTCCGCCTCCTCGAAGCCCTCGCCGGACAGGGCCGCACGCTCCTCGCCTTCGGCGACCCCGACCAGTCGATCTACGCCTTCCGGGGCGCCGACGTGAACGGCATCCTCGACTTCCCCGACGCCTTCCGCACGACCGGCGGTGCCCCCGCCCCCGTCGCCGTGCTCCCCACCGCGCGCCGCGCGGCCCGCCGCGTGCTCGACGCGACCCGCGCCCTGACCCTGCGCATCCCCCTCACCCGCCTCCCCGCCGCCGCCGTCCGCGCCCACCGCGACCAACTCCCCACCCGCGAGGGCGGCGGCGCCGAGGTCTACACGTGCCCGAGCCCCGGCGCCGAGACCGACCACGTCGCCGACCTCCTGCGCCGCGCCCACCTGGAGGACGACGTGCCGTGGGGCGACATGGCCGTCCTGCTCCGCGCGGGCAGCCGCCTCCCCGCCCTGCGCCGCTCCCTCACCGCCGCCGGGGTCCCCGTCGACACGGCGGGCGACGAACTCCCGCTGCGCCTCGAACCGGCGGTCCAGCCCCTCCTGACGGCCCTGCGGGTGACGGCGGAGGCGGAGGCACGGGGCGAGACGCCGCAGGCGGGGGAGACACCGCCGGTGGGGCAGACGCCCGCAGGGAAGGGGGAGAGCGAGCCCGTACGGGAGGGGGAGAGCGGGCCTGTACCGGGGGCGGATTCCGGCCCGGAGGCGGAGGGCGAGCCCGTACCGGTAGGGGAGATCCAGCCCGTTCCCGTACCGCAGCCGTCTCCGGAGCCCTCCTGGATCGCCACCGAGACAGCCGTCGACCTCCTCGCCTCCCCCCTGTGCGGCATGGACGCGGCCGATCTGCGGCGGCTCGGGCGGGCGCTGCGCGCCGAGGAGCGCGCGGGGGGCAACCCCGTACCTCCTCCCTCGGACGTCCTGCTCGCGCGCGCGCTCGCCGAGCCGGAGCGGCTCATCGCGCACGACGCCGCGTACGCGAAGGCGGCGCGCGAGCTGGGCCTCCTCCTCGCGCGCACGCGCTCCCTGCTCGCGAAGGGCGGGACGGCGGAGGAGGCACTGTGGGAGCTGTGGAACGGGACGCGCTGGCCCGCGCGCCTGGAGCGGGCCTCGCGGCGCGGCGGCGCGGCCGGACGCAACGCGGACCGCGACCTCGACGCGGTGTGCGCGCTCTTCGCGACGGCCGCGCGCGCCGAGGAACGCACGGGCGGGCGCGGCGCGCTCAACTTCCTCGCCGAGACCGAGGCGCAGGAAATAGCGGCCGACACCCTCTCGGGCCGTACGGTCCGCCCCGACGCCGTCCGCCTCATGACCGCGCACCGCGCGAAGGGCCTCCAGTGGCGGCTCGTCGTCGTCGCCGGGGTGCAGGAGGGCGTGTGGCCCGACCTGCGGCAGCGCGGTTCGCTCCTGGAGGCCGACCGCATCGGCAGCGACGGCCTCGCCGAGCCCCTCACGCCCGGCGCGCTGCTCGCGGAGGAGCGCAGGCTCTTCTACGTCGCGGCGACGCGCGCGGCGGACCGCCTCGTCGTCACCGCAGTGAAGGCCCCGGCCGAGGACGGCGACCAGCCCTCCCGCTTCCTCACCGAACTCGGCGTCGAACCGCGCCACCTCACCGTCCGCCCGCGCCGCCCGCTCGCCGTGCCCGCGCTCGTCGCCGAACTGCGCGCCACGACCGTCGACCCGCACGCCTCGCCCGCGCTGCGCGAGGCCGCCGCGCGCCGCCTCGCACGCCTCGCCGCGCTCACCGACGGCGACGGCAGGCCGCTCGTGCCGACCGCGCACCCGGGCACGTGGTGGGGCCTGGCCGACGAGACGGTGAACGAGGTCCCCGTGCGCGACCCGGCACAGCCGCTCGCGCTCTCGGCGAGCGCGCTCGGCCAGCTCGTGGACGTGTGCGCGCTCCAGTGGTTCCTGGGCCGGGAGGTACGGGCCGAGGCGCCCGCGAGCACGGCGCAGGGCTTCGGCAACGTCGTCCACGTCCTCGCCGACGAGGTCGCGACGGGGCGCAGCCCCGCCGACCTGGACGTCCTGATGGAACGCCTCGACACGGTGTGGGACGGGCTCGCCTTCGACGCGCCGTGGAAGTCGGCGCAGGAGAGGGAGAACGCCCGCGCGGCCCTGGAGCGCTTCCTGCGCTGGCACGTCCTGGACCGCACCGGCCGCACCCCGGTCGCGAGCGAGCACCCCTTCGACGTGACGCTCCCGGCGGGGGACCACGAGATCCGCATCAGGGGCACGATGGACCGCGTCGACGCCGACGCGGCGGGCCGCGCGTACGTCGTCGACTTCAAGACCGGCAAGAACGCCCCCACGGCGGACGAGGTCGACCACCACCCCCAGCTGGCGGTCTACCAGCGCGCGGTGGCCGAGGGCGCGGTGGGCCCCCTCACCCCGGGCGGGGCGGAACTGGTCCACCTGCGCCTCGAAGCCTCCAAGAAGGACCCCCTCTCCCCGAAGGTCCAGCCCCAGGAACCCCCCGAGGGCGACTGGCTCCCCGACCTCCTCACCGAAGCGGCGGCCCGCGTCCTCAACGAACGCTTCCGCCCCACCCCCGGCTCCCACTGCGACCACTGCGCGTTCCGCTCCTCGTGCAGCGCGAAGGCGGAGGGGGGCCAGGTGGTGGAGTGA
- a CDS encoding MGMT family protein, translating to MSEQHDPGPPAPPYVDRVLDVAARIPAGRIMTYGDIAAWLEEERREHEDLGLPGEPPRRVGPRQVGRVMALHGDEAPWWRVVRADGTLLPGHELRALAHYHEEGTPLRPTASEDHVPRIDVREARWHGVED from the coding sequence ATGAGCGAGCAGCACGACCCCGGACCCCCGGCCCCTCCTTACGTCGACCGGGTGCTCGACGTCGCCGCGCGCATCCCGGCCGGACGGATCATGACATACGGGGACATCGCCGCCTGGCTGGAGGAGGAACGCCGGGAACACGAGGACCTCGGCCTCCCCGGCGAGCCCCCGCGCCGCGTCGGCCCGCGCCAGGTCGGCCGCGTCATGGCCCTCCACGGCGACGAGGCGCCCTGGTGGCGCGTCGTCCGCGCCGACGGCACCCTCCTCCCCGGCCACGAACTCCGCGCCCTCGCCCACTACCACGAGGAGGGCACCCCGCTCCGCCCCACCGCGAGCGAGGACCACGTCCCCCGCATCGACGTGCGCGAAGCCCGGTGGCACGGGGTGGAGGACTGA